A window from Triticum aestivum cultivar Chinese Spring chromosome 6D, IWGSC CS RefSeq v2.1, whole genome shotgun sequence encodes these proteins:
- the LOC123144042 gene encoding two-component response regulator ORR24: MTVEGRVSGGGDGGGGKDKFPVGMRVLAVDDDPTCLKVLENLLRRCDYHVTTTGQAATALRMLRENKDQFDLVISDVHMPDMDGFKLLELVGLEMDLPVIMLSANGETQTVMKGITHGACDYLLKPVRLEQLKTIWQHVIRRNTKNRGSDNDDAGQKGPNAEGENGGANRNKRQSRRDRDDNGDDGDDSDENSNDNGDSSSQKKPRVVWSVELHRKFVAAVNQLGIDKAVPKKILDLMNVENITRENVASHLQKYRLYLKRMSMDASRQANLVAALGGRNPAYSNMNSMDVFRHYNNAYGRYRPVPTSSHSQSNNLVARMNSPSAYGMHGLLSPQSQPLHLGHAQNNLGTSLNDLGVNNGNLIRGAHMSTMGTGTSGNSFANISNGAPLAPTNRAVQSLESNNRQHLGRINSSSTDSFSSFASDSPHFPDLGRSSNTWQTAVPSNIQQLGQNGSMSQASLHGNGLRMEPVSSYAPPSNQITSLGNDMQNQVAPLASNTLPMVFNQGAAPFTFGNSTNSREALNSNLAFSNSGINTSLPNLRIDNSVVPRQTLDGGNTGGVPSLQDGKIDQQAVGNQLNYNNNDLVGTSGLQRELSGGLDDIVVDMFRPDNDNGGIFIDTDWGLV; the protein is encoded by the exons ATGACCGTGGAGGGGAGGGTCAGCGGCgggggggacggcggcggcggcaaggacaAGTTCCCGGTGGGCATGCGCGTACtcgccgtcgacgacgaccccaCCTGCCTCAAGGTCCTCGAGAACCTCCTGCGCCGCTGCGACTACCATG TTACAACCACTGGGCAGGCAGCCACCGCCCTCAGGATGCTCAGGGAGAACAAGGACCAGTTTGACCTCGTCATCAGCGATGTCCACATGCCGGACATGGATGGTTTCAAGCTCCTCGAGCTTGTCGGTCTGGAGATGGACCTCCCAGTCATTA TGTTGTCTGCAAATGGGGAGACGCAGACAGTCATGAAGGGCATAACTCATGGAGCATGTGACTACCTGCTAAAGCCGGTGCGTCTTGAGCAGCTGAAGACAATATGGCAACATGTGATTAGGCGGAATACCAAGAACCGTGGTAGTGACAATGATGATGCTGGTCAGAAGGGGCCGAATGCTGAAGGTGAGAATGGTGGTGCTAACCGCAACAAGAGGCAGTCACGGAGGGATAGAGATGACAATGGAGATGATGGTGACGATTCTGATGAGAACAGTAATGACAACGGCGACTCGTCATCCCAGAAGAAGCCAAGGGTTGTCTGGTCTGTGGAGCTGCACCGGAAGTTTGTTGCTGCTGTCAACCAGCTTGGCATTGACA AGGCTGTTCCAAAGAAGATATTGGACCTCATGAATGTAGAGAACATCACCAGGGAGAATGTTGCTAGTCATCTGCAG AAGTACCGGCTGTATCTGAAAAGGATGAGTATGGATGCAAGTAGGCAGGCCAACCTCGTTGCTGCACTTGGAGGAAGGAACCCTGCTTACAGCAATATGAATTCAATGGATGTCTTTAGGCACTACAACAACGCGTACGGTAGATACCGACCAGTTCCAACCAGCAGCCATTCCCAGTCAAATAACCTTGTTGCAAGGATGAACTCCCCTTCTGCATACGGAATGCATGGGTTGCTGTCTCCACAGTCGCAGCCACTTCACCTTGGCCATGCCCAGAATAATCTGGGCACTTCCCTGAACGATTTGGGTGTCAATAATGGTAACCTTATCAGGGGTGCACACATGTCAACCATGGGTACTGGTACTTCTGGTAACTCTTTTGCAAACATTTCAAATGGTGCACCACTGGCTCCTACAAATAGGGCAGTTCAGTCTCTTGAATCAAACAACAGGCAACACCTTGGTCGGATAAATTCGTCTTCGACAGACTCATTTAGCTCATTCGCTAGTGATTCTCCCCACTTTCCAGATCTTGGAAGAAGTAGTAACACCTGGCAAACTGCAGTTCCGTCCAACATTCAGCAACTTGGTCAGAACGGCAGCATGTCCCAAGCAAGCTTGCATGGGAATGGCCTTAGGATGGAACCTGTCTCTAGCTATGCACCACCATCAAATCAGATTACATCTCTGGGAAATGATATGCAGAACCAAGTAGCACCACTAGCTAGCAATACCCTTCCAATGGTATTCAATCAGGGTGCAGCGCCATTCACCTTTGGAAACAGCACAAACTCGAGAGAGGCGCTCAATAGCAACCTTGCGTTCAGCAACTCAGGCATCAACACTTCATTGCCAAACCTTCGCATTGACAATTCGGTTGTGCCGAGGCAGACTCTGGATGGCGGGAATACAGGCGGTGTTCCCTCTCTGCAGGATGGCAAGATTGATCAGCAAGCTGTTGGTAATCAGCTCAATTACAACAACAATGATCTCGTGGGGACAAGTGGGCTGCAAAGGGAGCTCAGTGGTGGTCTGGATGACATTGTTGTTGACATGTTCAGGCCG GATAATGATAATGGTGGCATTTTCATCGATACGGACTGGGGGCTGGTCTAG